The stretch of DNA CCCAATGatatatttttaaataattattGTTTGGGGCCTTTAGGTTTGAAGAAGAGTGCTGGTAAGCAGCCAATGGTATATAGATTTTTTCCTGAAACTTTTAAACTACATTTGCCATACTTTTACGCTGAATTAttgttaaaaaatattaatttggGAAAAAgttataaatgataaaaataacaaaaatcCTAGATCCAACTATACGACGACTTTTTTTTTCGACGACCAACTATACGATGGCTTTGGTAGCCTCATCAACATTTGTTGGCAGGCGGCGCGCGAAGACGGAGGACGCGCACAGAGGCCCACTACCATATGGTTGGTACTTGAGGCCCAGTGAGCCTGGCCCAGGACGCCTAGTGAACCTGGGCCGGGATGcctatgttttttttctttctcctaCATACAAAAattaaaagaaaggaaaaataattatattacCTCCTTCGACTTTTGTAAAAGTCTGCTTTTTCTTTCGAACTCTAAAACTAGGTAAATCACCTTCCTGAGCTTTTAAAACCGTTGTACGTGTGATGAGCCAATGACTCCCATACATACGGCGGCGACGAATCTTGTCATAGGTACCTTGTTCGCTTAAGCTTATCAGTTGAATCTGTCAttcattcaacagtgtttttctctcataataaatcagtcaTCGCTTATCAGCCGAGCGAACGAGGCGAGGCGGTGTGGAGGGAGTAATCGTATCTTGCCATATACCTTACGCGGCCTTTTGATGTGGCACCGGGATGAGAGATGGATGATGTAACGCTAGTGTCGTTCATAGTAACAGTGAGATTCAAAGCGTCAAAAGGATATGGATTCTCCTACTAGCGCATAATCCTCCATGTAGAACGCCAACGCGTGATTGGGCGACAACAGAGGCAAGCGCAAAATACAGTTAAATAAATTTACTTGGCCCCTGCAGACACGAATGGTCCCATGGTCTAGCGGTTAGGACATTGGACTCTGAATCCAGTAACCCGAGTTCAAATCTCGGTGGGACCTTTTTTCGTGGTGTTTTTTTTGGTCCTTTTGACTTGTCGGCACATCAACAGCCAAAAGGAAATTCTTACGATTTTAATCACTTTCAATACACGTACACTAATAGGCCATACGTGTAATTTTTTAATAAGAAAAGTAGTAAATGAACGCCCTTGAGCATTGACCTTTTGTCAAAGTGGCATCAAATTTCCTATCCATCTAGTGCACGATCTTATCTACTGCGATTCCGGTATCAACAACACAGttttttccttcttctttttttttcaaaaaaagaaaaacacataACCTTTTCTGCTTCCCTTTTGCAAAGGGCAAACAAAGGCTGGTGGCTGGTCAGCTGCTGCCATCACCATCACGAGAACCCGTTCCGTTCTCCCATTTTTTCCCCAACACATTCATCATtgaagccttgtttagatgttccTAAAATTCTTAAAGTTTACAAGATTTTCTATCATatcaaatttttagacacatgtataaaacattaaatataaataaaaaaactaattatataattgacatgtaatttgcgagacgtatcttttaaacctaactagtctatagttaaacaataattatcaagtataaatgaaaatactacaatGTTAAATTTCAAAACTTTTGGCATCTTTGCCTGACAGGCTGAAACGCGAGGAGGATGACGACGTTGCTAGGAGACACTGAACCCTCACTCGTCCCGTTCCCGAGCCCCCGTGGACTTGACTTCACCCACTGCCGTCGTGGCCCCACGTCCGTCCATATCCACCCCCCACCCACACCCGACCGCTTGCCGTCGCCGCCGGGCAAGGAACCTGGACTTGCGTGCAGCCGAGGGCAGAGACGTCATTTCCCAGGCGAGATATTTTCGGCGTGCAGCGGCGGAACCGGGTCAGTCGCACTGggccccacccccacccccacccccacgACGCTCCCCTGCTCCGGGTCCCAACAAAGCGTGCACGCAACGTGTGAACGCGTCTGCGTGTGCGCGTAGCGCAGGGGGGGTGGGGGTGTGGCCCGATCCCCCGCATATTCCATTCGCGGGCGCCGTCGGATGGGATAAGGACGGCCGCGGCGGCACCTTCCCCGGCTATAAAAGCGGCGCGGGGAGGGCTTTGTCCTCTCCgtgctctctcagaggtgggtTGGCTTCTCCTCCCCCTccggttcggttcggttcgggTTCGTCAGGTTCTTCGGGGGTTCCGGTTCGTGGGTGAGCGGAAGAGATGGCGGCGTCGGACGTTGAGTACCGCTGCTTCGTCGGCGGCCTCGCTTGGGCCACCGACGACAACTCCCTCCACTCCGCCTTCAGCACCTACGGCGAGGTCCTCGAGTCCAAGGTCCGTCGCTGAATCCGCTCAGATCCGTCCATGTTCTGCTCAGATCTGGACCTGGTACAGTGAAGTTTCACCTCGACTGACCTCAGATCTCGTTCTCGTCCTTGCAGATCATCCTGGATCGGGAGACGCAGAGGTCTCGTGGCTTCGGCTTCGTCACCTTCTCGACGGAGGAGGCGATGCGGAGCGCCATCGAGGGTATGAACGGCAAGGAGCTCGACGGCCGCAACATCACCGTCAACGAGGCCCAGTCCCGCGGCGGccgtggaggcggcggcggcggcgggtacgGCGGGGgccgtggaggcggtggcggctaCGGCCGCCGTgatggaggtggtggtggctacggcggtggcggcggcggctacgGCGGTGGCCGTGGAGGctacggcggtggcggtggcggctatggcggtggcggcggcggctacgGTGGTGGCagccgcggcggcggtggctacGGCAACTCCGATGGGAACTGGAGGAACTGAGCGGTGGGGCCCGCGCGGCCAAGTTATCTTGTTCGCTACTGCTACCATGTTGTGTTGTTACCCTAGTCCATAGGGTTTATCTATCATCTTGTtgttcgtcgtcgtcgtgtccGTGTGTTTGTTGTTGTTGCCCATCTGTGTTTTTGATCGCAAGTTGTGTTAGTGCTGTGTTCGTCCTCGTCTTGAGCCCCGTGCATCAATCAAGCATGAACTGGGCTCCAGGGATCGATGGATGTTGTTGTCAAGTTATCAGTCAAtcaatgaaaagaaaaaaggtgCTTCTTGGTGCTGCAAATGATTGTGCTCTTCTGAAAAGTTGCTTGCTTTGCTTGAGTGCGAATCAAGGCATAAGGTAGTTTTCGAATCAATGGTTATATTTACATATAAATGAAAAAGTAGACACTAATCACCACGAATCTAGCGGCAAAGGCGATTTGAGCTAATAATGACAATATCTGAACATGAAGAGCAGCTGCTAATCTCTGAACACAGTAGTAAGTGACAAGGGCACATGAATAGCTGCTGCTAATCCTGAACACAGTGAATCTGAATACGAACAGCAGCTGCTAATCTCTGAACACAGTAGTGAGTCGTTGACAAGGGCACatggacagctgctgctaatctCTGAACACAGTGACAAGGTGCTGCTGCTTGTTTGCTCACCCGAGCCGGCGACTCTTTTCTCCATGTCAGCCAGATCCAGGACATAATGGACAATCACAAATCACTAGACAAGCCACTAGCAGCTGTAATAGACCATAGCCTACTTACTGGCCGGAAGGTTTCTTGCAGCTTTCTTACAGCCTActcatacaataatgagctattcactattaatatatggtccacttgtctctctcacaaagtttcttgaTTCTTGTGCTGTAAGGTTACAGcctgcttcttcttctctcttctcttctctcctccaccttaGCATTTAGCCAGTTTACAGCCACTTGCTCTAATACTACTACTCTAGCTCGTCGAATCTCCAGGCTGCATCGAGCtctgccacttgcaataccaaGCACCACCCTGAAATCTGAGGAGGGGATGTTTAGTCGCTCTTAAATTGCAAAATGTTAACGATgtaatataaaatattaaaattttcaaaatatagAATTTATTATCCTCACGAGGGCCTGTTGACTCTTGAGGCTCTCTTGAGCTTTTTTCAGCCTCTTGAGGCTAAAATCTAAAATGAAGTCTAACCACTTTTTGCCAAAATTTTACATGGTGTTCAGTTCCATTATACAAAATGatgtatcaaaattcaaaaaaaaattagaatagAAGAACTAAACACCCTCTAATTATACAAAATGATGtaccaaaattcaaaattttttagaatcaAAGAACTAAACACCCTCTAAATGCCCTGCTTGTTTGCAACTAAGTTACACGGATACGGATACGTGTATCAGTATCCGAAGGATACGGATACGCGGATACGGCAATTTCCTAAAAAACCCGATACGTGGATACGTTTactatttaaaaaataaaattaaaataataataatgcaTGTCTGAATTTTAAACTGGTAAAAACAAAACATCACAATGAACTActcaagagtattattattacaaCATAGCAGCAGCAGATTCCTATTTGGCTATTCCTCATTTGTTTCATTGTCATTGTCATCCACAATATCAACAGATGGCTCATCCAGACCAAAAGACACCGCTTGCAGTTCAGGTTCATCAAGGGACAGATCAGCCACTTCTAgaatgccaacaccaccaagtgaatCAAAAGAATCCCCTCCTACATCCCACATCCTTGTTTCTCCTGTCTTGTATGCATCAGTTCttcttgatagatgtctcagatTTGAGTGCACAAAGACCAAATCTTCAGCACGCTCTGGAGTTAAGACATTTCTCTTGACACTATGGACAAAGCTATAGGTGCTCCAGTTTCTTTCACAGCAAGAAGATGACGCTGGCTGGCTAAGTGTAACattccaaaaattcacattcaaaaatcactcgcattaaaagaattattttcaaaatatatttcaaaaactataaatcatttgagctctatagtatctccatctaattctttttccatccattctaattatccatctttaaatataacctgcaccgcatggcatgagcatcatatgtccgctacttatccctcttgctcgctcgctctgcccgatacccggcaacggcgcgtgcgccgaccccaccaccatcagcgccgcagcgcactcacgcccggccccctcgccgagcgcactcgctcgcgcgcgcaccgcggcatgcgggccccacctcttgccttttcccgcgcctcttttgctgtacaaaaagatagcaagtaccagcaagcttacatgcgagaaaacatagcagtgcacctacacgaatatatatctcatgcatgcatgcaggacaagcatgccaccgtccatttgcatgcacctgcatgcaaaggacatggtgattaggcaccgtccatttgcacgcaccgtgcatgcaaatgagacattgccatttgcatgaaaattaggcaccgtccaccgTCCTGTCGTCCTGTGCCATGCACTACAGTAGTAATTCTAATGGCACGAAGCTGAGCACCAGAGGCATAACCTCACTCCTCTggctataaaaagccagcctcggatgctcactctcaccacccgagaaacacgttcactcactcgctcactcactctcacttcgcgtataccgtatacggccatacgcacaagctgagctcgactgtcgtcgcaagacgaggtgagcagctcatgagcatctccttgctcttctctgtctttctgtagtattttttctgtatttttccatgtatttgtctgtaccggttcactgccaagaattccacgaatagaaccatgacatacagaagagttctaatgacccctgctaatttctctctaaccatgcatgtgtgggccaagcattaactccaaatagtacatgcatgcatgcaacatgcactaccagccaaacaaatgcccacgtgaagcatccattccttaatcatcgttagcctttttcgcatgattaaattccggccatttcacaaatgccacatgctaactctgatttcaataattctttttcctaaattcatctaaaatcatgatctagcttccatattaatttcatgatttttggagctcatttaaatttatatgattatttatctgtgcctgttgtctgtgtcgttcgtcgcgtattttagttgacggagtgaacgagccggaaaacgagaacgttggagacgagtaccgcgagtttgacgccgaggacccggactgtcagcaggagtttaccgaggacgccgacggaggcaagtccaaccgatcccctttgatgcatattgatcctatttttaaacacaacccgtagaagccgttttaaatattgcatgtacgatatatgtacggagtatttttgctgcttagttaaaacctgttgaatagccatccttgaattgatattacccggtaattgtcttgttcgaacctaggaacaaataatatgctatgacagaaatattattatttagtatgcttaggacttgttactcatcctgtatactcatcgctatatttttcaaatataatgattttaaaagtaaaaggtgtgagtggtgaaaataaattgtgggtattgtgaaagggttaatggacaagttatagatgtgatctctatggagatggggcggatgggatctcttttgggatgccctggtgttgtggcttataccttgcggggttaagcgtgaagatatccgccttgtctcgattaaggactgagttgatgattcatcttgcctaactcatttatcgtacaaccactcgccttgcatgggaaaggcttagtctaaatccctctagttagtatgacaatcacctggaggcaggtgtgcaacaggacactaagtgatgtatgtgaaattgtgaaaatatatgaaaagagctttgtgaattattgtggtatcatgagatgtggccttagtgttcccgtggtgagcgtcattacttagctatggagggtaatgactttgatggatctgtgcttgcacgacggtgtaagttatggtatcctacttgtgggaaaagtgtacaacctctgcagagtgtaaatctatctggatagccgtgtccgcggtctcggacgggttatggtttggtttcaacaactagatgggttgggatgagtgaaaacatgtgagagtgtgattttggaaataaatggttgactgccattgtgttgtgggaacaagggttcaacaacacttaaaattgtgatcaaacccccattttcagaaatactatcatatgtggaaaaagaggtcttttacaacagtatttgtgaaatgaaaccttgcatgtgtaaaaagatagctttatgcaaataaaactaagcctcatccttgatttatccatatacatatatactgttatccccttccgtagggtaaggttggatttgctgagtactttgtactcacccttgctttattaaacagaggaagatccggacttcgatcccgaagtggcgttcgagtaaggtcgtgtctgcacccaactaagcctgtggcattgggactcgtcagatgttcgatggcgatatcatttgtttctgggtcctttggacctgtgttgtattttggtgtcttattattatagcgtgccttccttgtccacgctttccaagactactgcgctgaaacttatctgatgtaataaatgtgttactagcctcctgggactagtattgtatcacatttgagttcctggtttaccaggggcgcttcaggtggtatcagagccgtagttggctgtaggacgcgaccttaggcttttctggactagtattttactaaataaacatattttacaaaagttcttaccctcttccctctatttgaaaaaaaaaatatttactctcatctatgtctcTCAGATGGCCGAAGGAGTTTGGACCAACAGTTACTGTCCAAGTGTAGAAGGCTttcccaagctcttgtatgctaccatgcagaaacttggaatcaaggatcgcccagaatatgaaggcagagaatatgaagagcatgagacCGAGCGGTGTGAAGTTACCGTCTATATTGGGAAAAGTGAGGACTTTCCTAACATAGCTGAAGCTTGGAGTATGACTACGATCGGATTtcggtttgcagatacatatcaagccgtcgcccgcaaagccttgaggtacctatgccagatctacgagaagcccatcacccgtacacctatgaggttctttccacccgacgaaaaagaccgaccagtttggaggacccgcatggagctcttgcaaggacattactcacttgaagatgacccaactgtggtattcatgaccacGTACCTTCttgctctagataagcaatatGATGAGCAGGCCTCGGAGTTAAGAAAATGCATCCATCGTGCGTAGGAAGccgagatcatagttagaaagctccatgtgcagcttgcagaagctcaggcccaagcagctgcagccgagagTCGTGAAACCACCATTGCTGAAGACCGCCATGctcaggagttgaaggatgcctaccttatcaccaggatcaaaagaaggatgttagcAGTGGAAGACCAAGAGCCCATAATCCTAAAAGGAATCCCAATCatgtccctaaaaaccaaaagcaagatggacatagaagggccatcagctcccccacccacagaagcctctcatgaagctttagaGTTGGAGCCCAGTAAGGAAGAAGGATTTCCCCTCCTCACGCAGCCACCACCAAGGGAAGACGgtgacccacctcttagtccaaaagaagaaccacaaatgccggaagcatgatcctcctcaacaccaagggaatgaagccgttctgtccgaagaagttgaagaatagtaacacctagttcctccttatgtcttggggaagtgaagtttacttcacttttgttcaacccccaaagtagatgaaccgtattgtagtacgcttatttcctccattactatgttgtaaaccgccctcttattcaaaatatatatttgtgcttgttggttgtgctaaataattgagtgctctatgttgttcccttacgggatagcaagtcttaagacttgcacctttttaaaatataacgccttaacaaaaaaaaaacaacatcactcaatagatctaacccttatctaatgctttctcatcttaaccaacagatgcctcccaaaccagctacccgctctcaaccaagtggtcgtgctgctagtagacaaagccaaaatccaaatggaagtcaagccaatgcaaatgtggatggtattcatgaagatgaagtgagtcagactaggaaccataatgaaggagatgacttgccccctcctccagtaattgacttggcacaagtcatggcaactcagactcgccttctggagaccttggctcaaggcatgaaccgccctaggaacaaccgtggagccggagtccaagacaagatgactgagttcatgaggcttaagccacccacctttactggatctgacaaccccatggaagcagatgattggcttaaggtgattgaaagaaagttggacacaatccac from Sorghum bicolor cultivar BTx623 chromosome 8, Sorghum_bicolor_NCBIv3, whole genome shotgun sequence encodes:
- the LOC8071524 gene encoding glycine-rich RNA-binding protein 1, producing the protein MAASDVEYRCFVGGLAWATDDNSLHSAFSTYGEVLESKIILDRETQRSRGFGFVTFSTEEAMRSAIEGMNGKELDGRNITVNEAQSRGGRGGGGGGGYGGGRGGGGGYGRRDGGGGGYGGGGGGYGGGRGGYGGGGGGYGGGGGGYGGGSRGGGGYGNSDGNWRN